A genome region from Apus apus isolate bApuApu2 chromosome 2, bApuApu2.pri.cur, whole genome shotgun sequence includes the following:
- the MTBP gene encoding mdm2-binding protein, with protein sequence MDRYVLLLSWGQRRAEGGPGTAGTAANVYQFLKESCNSSLNADVKAFPACSVAGIPGVKKWYFASHVICGYYQFCSSDWEEINFDTQKNEDPLHASIDECLGAIQNFEEEDNNSRESLSMADIYDEAAESLHQLADKLPAPGRAMVDVILQAVERDGPKLKDCLPAIGALKHLREWHAAQITIATNDSKSSWQKIADYLSAGFVSSENILNIIDSKELWRGKIQIWERKFGSEVRFPEFCLKSMSAKTFSTSHLSSSFAVKKEPQLRNTDALPEVFHYYGPALEYLQMVLLSDLPSFFISDLEFELSLARKNIKETCSLLLDQISSLSGKVGALFTLPCNVSSVVIPSPAQLSTKKWKEYMARKPKVITVPEVELKGESCRYYFLLQGNGSGGCKATLIHSATQINGMATLAVITGKLKIKAEETESSCCVADFIKCLPRFSGEEIVQREKKLSCLQVFALKEYLKRKELIEQPPVISTKEFKNLLELTREYFLDLCSTSLPKAVLLKVSNNTRSCTVTSESDLMEPNPLEWPERHVLQNLENFEKNKQKMRVPMFAHSSEQLLGHKDSQRESLTLLDAKELLKYFTPEGLPVGDLQPLQVPKSDNAFLLTPELTPRKLRGLPFEKAAGCHYHGLEYCLDNRRALERDVGYAELQTRLIRYETQTTCTKECCPVPVVLSPLPSPAVLSEPGSVPDGESLQSEFKTEASRLKRRSKDLDYFYPQKRLTKSESTDSLLSQASGSSGGPCTVAAGKQHPDTSVSVAPAPLKPPGLPHRGATRAGSAPCPRATESETSKPAKESRSQKHTRMLKEVVAKTLQKHGVAEDHKCFASCSQRLFEISKFYLKDLKTSRGLLDEMKKTANNNAKQVIEWVLEKTGK encoded by the exons ctGGGACTGCTGCAAACGTTTATCAGTTCCTGAAGGAAAGCTGTAACTCATCTTTAAATGCAGATGTGAAAGCATTCCCAG CATGTTCAGTGGCTGGTATTCCAGGTGTAAAGAAATGGTATTTCGCAAGTCATGTTATATGTGGTTATTATCAG ttctgcagttctgactgggaggaaataaattttgacacacagaaaaatgaagaccCTCTCCACGCAAGTATTGATGAATGCCTGGGAGCCATACAGAATTTTGAGGAAGAAGACAATAACAGTAGAGAGTCGCTGTCTATGGCTGA TATCTATGATGAAGCTGCAGAAAGTCTGCATCAGTTAGCTGATAAACTTCCTGCCCCAG GCAGAGCAATGGTTGATGTAATACTACAGGCTGTTGAACGAGATGGACCGAAGTTAAAAGACTGTTTACCTGCTATTGGTGCCCTGAAACACCTGAGAGAATGGCACGCTGCACAAATCACCATTGCAACCAATGACTCTAAAAG TAGCTGGCAAAAGATTGCAGACTATCTATCAGCAGGCTTTGTATCTTCAGAAAATATCTTGAATATTATTGATTCAAAAGAACTCTGGAGAGGAAAGATTCAGATATGGGAAAGAAAG TTTGGATCAGAAGTTAGGTTTCCAGAATTTTGTTTGAAGAGCATGTCAGCAAAAACATTCAGCACTTCACATTTGAGTTCTTCCTTTGCTGTTAAAAAAGAGCCACAATTGAGAAATACTGATGCTTTGCCAGAG GTTTTCCATTACTATGGTCCTGCACTAGAATATTTACAGATGGTATTGCTCTCTGATCTACCTTCCTTTTTTATATCAGATCTGGAATTCGAGCT GAGTCTGGCAAGAAAGAATATCAAGGAGACATGTTCGTTGCTTTTGGACcagatttcttctctctctgggAAG GTGGGAGCTCTCTTTACATTGCCATGTAATGTAAGCAGTGTAGTGATCCCATCCCCTGCTCAGTTGAGTACCAAAAAATGGAAGGAATACATGGCCAGAAAACCCAAGGTCATTACTG ttccagAAGTTGAACTGAAGGGAGAATCTTGCCGATACTATTTCTTGTTACAAGGCAATGGCTCTGGAGGATGTAAAGCAACCTTGATTCATTCAGCTACCCAGATTAATGGCATGGCCACTCTTGCTGTAATAACTGGGAAGTTAAagataaaagcagaagaaacagagtCAA GCTGTTGTGTTGCTGATTTTATCAAGTGTCTGCCACGTTTTAGTGGAGAGGAGATagtacagagagaaaagaaactgtCTTGTCTTCAAGTGTTTGCCTTGAAGGAATATCTCA AGAGAAAGGAACTGATTGAGCAGCCTCCAGTTATTTCTACTAAGGAGTTCAAAAACTTGCTAGAACTTACAAGAGAGTATTTTTTGGACCTGTGTAGCACTAGTCTTCCTAAAGCTGTTCTGCTGAAAGTTTCCAATAACACTAGGTCATGCACTGTGACTTCTG AATCTGATTTAATGGAGCCAAATCCATTGGAGTGGCCAGAAAGACATGTTCTTCAGAATTtggaaaactttgaaaaaaacaagcaaaaaatgaG ggTTCCTATGTTTGCACATTCATCTGAACAATTGCTGGGGCATAAAGATAGCCAGCGAGAGTCATTGACATTGCTTGATGCTAAAGAATTACTGAAATACTTCACACCAGAAGGGCTACCAGTTGGTGATCTTCAGCCACTCCAAGTTCCCAAAAG tgacaATGCATTCCTTTTGACACCAGAGCTTACTCCTCGGAAACTCAGAGGTTTGCcttttgaaaaagcagctggatGCCATTATCATGGACTTGA ATACTGTCTGGATAACAGAAGAGCCTTAGAGAGAGATGTGGGATATGCTGAACTTCAAACTCGTCTTATTCGCTATGAGACTCAGACTACTTGCACCAAGGAGTGCTGCCCTGTGCCTGTTGTCTTGAGCCCTCTTCCATCTCCTGCAGTCTTGTCAGAGCCTGGAAGTGTCCCTGATGGAGAGTCTTTACAAAGTGAATTCAAAACAGAAGCATCAAGGCTAAAACGCAGATCTAAAGACTTGGATTACTTTTATCCCCAGAAGAG GCTGACCAAGTCTGAGAGCACAGattctctcctctctcaggCCAGTGGGAGCAGTGGGGGTCCTTGCACAgttgctgcagggaagcagcacccTGACACATCAGTGTCTGTAGCTCCAGCGCCTCTGAAGCCGCCTGGGCTGCCCCACAGAGGAGCCACCAGGGCTGGGTCAGCACCTTGCCCGAGGGCAACTGAATCTGAGACTTCAAAGCCAGCGAAGGAATCAAGATCTCAGAAGCATACCAGG ATGCTGAAGGAAGTGGTTGCAAAGACTCTTCAAAAACATGGAGTTGCAGAGGACCACAAGTGCTTTGCATCGTGCAGCCAGCGTCTATTTGAGATATCAAAGTTCTATTTAAAG GATCTTAAAACTTCTAGAGGGCTGCTtgatgaaatgaagaaaacagcaaacaatAATGCTAAACAG